CGTTGCTCGCGGGCCCGGCCCTCGTGCGCTACGGCATCGACCACGGCCTCCGCCGCCGCGACGGCGGCGCGCTCGACCGGGCGGCGCTCGCCTTCCTCGGTGTCGCGTTCGCGGCCGTGGTGCTGGGCCGCATGCAGGTGTGGATGGTGGCGCGGATCGGTGAGAGCTTCCTGCGTGATCTGCGCGTGCGTGTGTTCGACCATCTGCAGTCGCTGTCGCTCGACTTCTTCAGCGGCGAGCAGACCGGTCGCCTCGTCTCGCGCATGACGTCCGACATCGACGCGCTCACCGAGCTCGTGCAGTTCGGCCTCGTCCTCTTCGTCACGAACGCGCTGCTGCTGCTGGGCTCGGTCGTGGTGATCGTCAGCATGTCGCCCCGCCTCGCCCTCGTCTGCCTGGTCTCGGTGCCGATCGTGCTGGCTGCGAGCGTGCGCTTCCGCCGCCGATCGAACCGCGCCTATCTCATCGTGCGCGACCGGATCGGCCAGACCCTCTCGACCCTGCAGGAGGACCTGTCGGGCGTGCGCGAGATCCAGGCGTTCGCGCGTGAGGAGATCGAGGACGAGCGCTTCTCGCGGCACAACCGCGCTCAGCTGCAGGCCAACCTCGACGCCGCCCGCATCGCGTCGTACTACTTCCCCGTCGTCGAGCTGGCGGGCGTGGCGACCACGGCCGCGGTCGTCGGCGTCGGCGGGTGGTTGGTGCACGACGGCTCGGTGACGGTGGGGACCGTCGCCGCCTTCGTGCTCTACCTGGGCAACCTGTTCGAGCCCATCCAGCAGCTGAGCCAGCTGTTCAACACCCTGCAGTCGGCCGGCGCCGCGCTGGCGAAGCTGTTCGGCCTGCTCGACACGGAGGCCACCGTGCGCGAGGCGCCCGATGCAGTCGACCTGCCGTTGCGCGGTGCCATCGCCATGGAGGGGGTCGGGTTCTCCTACGACGGCCGGGTGCCGGTGCTGACCGGCGTCGACCTCGAGATCGTCCCCGGCGAGCGCCTCGCCCTCGTGGGCCCCACGGGAGCGGGCAAGTCCACCTTGGCCAAGCTGGTGGCGCGACTGCACGACCCGACCGAGGGCCGCATCACCATGGGCGGGGTCGACCTGCGCCACGCCACCCTCGACTCGCTGCGGGCGCGGATCGCGGTGGTGCCCCAGGAGGGCTTCCTGTTCGGCGGGACGGTGCGCGACAACGTGCGCGTCGGCCGGGTGGGTGCGTCCGACGCCGACGTCGACCGGGCCCTGCGCGTGATCGGCGCCTACGAGCGCTTCACCGCGCTGCCCGACGGCCTCGACACCGAGGTGCGCGAGCGCGGCTCGCGGCTCTCCGCGGGGGAGCGCCAGCTCGTGTCACTGGCCCGGGCCGCGCTGGCCAACCCCGAGCTGCTGGTGCTCGACGAGGCGACGTCGAACCTCGACCCGGGCACGGAGGCCATCGTCGAGGCGGCCATGGGGGTGTTGATGGAGGGGCGGACGGTCGTCGTCATCGCCCATCGCCTCTCGACCGCCGAGCGAGCGGACCGCGTCGCCGTCGTCAACGACGGCCGTCTGGTCGAGCTCGGCACCCACCACGACCTGGTGCGAGGCGAGGGCCGGTA
The DNA window shown above is from Actinomycetota bacterium and carries:
- a CDS encoding ABC transporter ATP-binding protein; translated protein: MMRFGGAPPITVEDDERLDAETARRVLRRTAAMLRPYRRSVVLASIVMVGATGALLAGPALVRYGIDHGLRRRDGGALDRAALAFLGVAFAAVVLGRMQVWMVARIGESFLRDLRVRVFDHLQSLSLDFFSGEQTGRLVSRMTSDIDALTELVQFGLVLFVTNALLLLGSVVVIVSMSPRLALVCLVSVPIVLAASVRFRRRSNRAYLIVRDRIGQTLSTLQEDLSGVREIQAFAREEIEDERFSRHNRAQLQANLDAARIASYYFPVVELAGVATTAAVVGVGGWLVHDGSVTVGTVAAFVLYLGNLFEPIQQLSQLFNTLQSAGAALAKLFGLLDTEATVREAPDAVDLPLRGAIAMEGVGFSYDGRVPVLTGVDLEIVPGERLALVGPTGAGKSTLAKLVARLHDPTEGRITMGGVDLRHATLDSLRARIAVVPQEGFLFGGTVRDNVRVGRVGASDADVDRALRVIGAYERFTALPDGLDTEVRERGSRLSAGERQLVSLARAALANPELLVLDEATSNLDPGTEAIVEAAMGVLMEGRTVVVIAHRLSTAERADRVAVVNDGRLVELGTHHDLVRGEGRYAALFASWAGQGRA